The following coding sequences are from one Halomonas sp. HAL1 window:
- a CDS encoding Y-family DNA polymerase: protein MIGLVDANNFYVSCERVFQPKLEGRPVGVMSNNDGCVIARSAELKALDIPMGTPAFKLEGLRQRGEIHLLSSNYELYGDMSARLAQLLRDACPEIAPYSIDEMFVYLEGFTTEQCEALGRKLRQRIRRHLGLPVCVGLAPTHTLAKLANHLAKQDPHYEGVCLLSGQDHTTEALLKRTPVGSVWGVGRRLAERLAIGGVNTAWDLRESDEKLLRKRFSVVLARTALELRGTSCLEMNALDQPRQRIMTSRSFGQPTGVFAEVHNALRHHAQRSAEKLREQGSMARAVMVFLNTNRHRRDQPQYFPQALIPLPSPSDDTRVILDAVRQGLEQIHRPRFRFMKAGVMLLDLVDAEQHQLSLLHPPARERHPFLMATVDQINQRMGQGTISFGMTDAPAAWQLRCAHRSNRFTTRWDELMKVGTHPGAIDACTSRT, encoded by the coding sequence ATGATTGGCCTGGTCGACGCCAATAACTTCTATGTCAGCTGCGAGCGGGTATTTCAGCCCAAGCTGGAAGGTAGGCCCGTTGGGGTGATGTCCAACAACGACGGTTGTGTGATCGCGCGTTCCGCCGAGTTGAAGGCGCTGGATATTCCCATGGGTACGCCCGCCTTCAAACTCGAAGGGCTGCGCCAGCGTGGCGAGATCCATCTGCTCTCTTCCAACTACGAGCTTTATGGCGATATGTCCGCACGGCTGGCCCAACTGCTCCGCGATGCCTGCCCAGAGATTGCGCCCTACTCCATTGATGAAATGTTCGTCTATTTAGAAGGTTTCACCACCGAGCAGTGTGAAGCACTGGGACGAAAGCTGCGTCAGCGTATTCGTCGTCATTTAGGGTTGCCGGTGTGCGTGGGGCTTGCCCCTACCCATACACTCGCCAAGCTGGCTAATCACCTTGCAAAACAAGACCCTCACTACGAAGGCGTTTGCTTATTAAGCGGGCAGGACCACACCACGGAAGCGCTGCTAAAGCGCACCCCGGTGGGCAGTGTGTGGGGGGTCGGGCGTCGGCTGGCCGAGCGCTTGGCGATTGGCGGCGTCAATACCGCCTGGGATTTACGCGAAAGCGATGAAAAACTGCTGCGCAAGCGCTTTTCGGTGGTGCTGGCTCGCACAGCGCTTGAACTGCGCGGCACTTCTTGCCTGGAAATGAATGCGTTGGACCAGCCGCGCCAGCGCATTATGACCTCGCGCTCGTTCGGCCAACCGACCGGCGTGTTTGCCGAGGTGCACAACGCGTTGCGCCACCACGCCCAGCGTAGCGCTGAGAAACTGCGTGAACAGGGCAGCATGGCCCGAGCGGTGATGGTGTTTCTCAATACCAACCGCCACCGCCGCGACCAGCCGCAGTATTTTCCTCAGGCACTGATCCCCCTACCCTCACCCAGCGACGATACGCGGGTGATTCTTGATGCCGTACGCCAGGGGCTTGAGCAGATTCACCGTCCTCGCTTTCGTTTTATGAAAGCGGGCGTGATGCTGCTCGACTTGGTGGACGCCGAGCAGCATCAGCTTTCACTGCTGCATCCCCCGGCCCGTGAGCGTCACCCCTTCTTGATGGCCACAGTCGATCAGATCAATCAGCGCATGGGGCAAGGCACCATCAGCTTTGGCATGACCGATGCGCCTGCTGCCTGGCAGCTACGCTGTGCTCACCGTTCCAACCGCTTTACCACACGCTGGGATGAGCTGATGAAAGTGGGCACTCACCCCGGCGCTATCGATGCGTGTACTTCGCGGACGTAA
- a CDS encoding LexA family transcriptional regulator produces the protein MPGQSSHFTPALPLSAQPLPYLTFLGRAGFSGFPSPAQDYEPCTLDLNTRLVKNPTQTFYVTATGNSMEGWGIFEGDLLIVDRGIEPRLGHILVAMLEGEALIKRYALYQGTPHLCSTHPHYPPLPLEGSDCQLWGVVRAVIHEYVR, from the coding sequence ATGCCGGGCCAGTCTTCTCATTTTACCCCCGCCTTGCCGTTAAGCGCCCAGCCGCTGCCGTATTTAACCTTTTTGGGCCGCGCTGGCTTTAGTGGTTTCCCTTCGCCTGCGCAGGATTACGAGCCGTGTACGCTGGATCTCAATACCCGGCTGGTTAAAAACCCTACCCAGACGTTTTATGTCACCGCTACCGGTAACAGCATGGAGGGGTGGGGGATTTTTGAGGGTGACCTGCTGATCGTCGACCGCGGTATCGAGCCTCGCTTGGGCCACATTCTGGTCGCTATGCTGGAGGGTGAAGCGTTGATCAAACGCTACGCGCTTTACCAGGGTACGCCCCACCTCTGCTCCACCCATCCCCACTACCCGCCCTTGCCTCTTGAGGGCAGCGACTGTCAGCTATGGGGCGTGGTGCGCGCTGTCATCCATGAGTACGTGCGATGA
- the glyA gene encoding serine hydroxymethyltransferase: protein MFSRDMSIAGFDDVLFDAMQKEVARQEAHIELIASENYASPRVLEAQGSQLTNKYAEGYPGKRYYGGCEFVDIAENLAIDYAKELFGATYVNVQPHSGSQANSAVFQALVKPGDTILGMSLDAGGHLTHGAKPSFSGKHYNAIQYGLNDQELIDYDQVAQLAREHKPKMIIAGFSAYSQIVDWAKFREIADEVGAYLLVDMAHVSGLVAAGVYPSPLPHAHVVTSTTHKTLRGPRSGVILSAENDADIEKKLQSAVFPGGQGGPLMHVIAAKAVCFKEAMAPEFKTYQQQVVKNAKAMAKVFIDRGYDIVSGGTEDHLFLLSLIKQGVTGKDADAALGRAHITVNKNAVPNDPQSPFVTSGLRIGTPAVTTRGFGEEECTQLAGWICDILDVLAKGEDTSAIEAKVLDKVAEVCARLPVYK from the coding sequence ATGTTCAGCCGTGATATGTCAATTGCCGGATTCGATGATGTGCTGTTTGATGCCATGCAGAAAGAAGTGGCGCGCCAGGAAGCCCACATCGAACTGATTGCTTCAGAAAACTACGCCAGCCCCCGCGTACTCGAAGCCCAGGGCAGCCAGCTGACCAATAAATACGCCGAAGGTTACCCCGGCAAGCGTTACTACGGCGGCTGTGAATTCGTCGATATCGCTGAAAACCTAGCGATCGATTACGCTAAAGAGCTGTTCGGCGCTACCTATGTAAACGTACAGCCGCACTCCGGCTCGCAAGCCAACAGCGCCGTTTTCCAGGCACTGGTCAAGCCAGGCGACACCATTCTAGGCATGAGCCTGGATGCTGGCGGTCACCTGACCCACGGCGCCAAGCCGAGCTTTTCGGGCAAGCACTATAATGCCATTCAGTACGGATTGAATGATCAAGAGCTGATCGATTACGACCAAGTGGCTCAGCTGGCTCGTGAGCACAAGCCCAAAATGATCATCGCTGGTTTCTCAGCCTATTCACAAATTGTTGACTGGGCCAAGTTCCGTGAAATCGCCGATGAAGTGGGCGCTTACTTACTGGTTGATATGGCGCACGTCTCAGGCTTGGTAGCGGCGGGTGTTTACCCAAGCCCCTTACCTCATGCGCACGTGGTCACGTCTACCACCCACAAAACACTGCGCGGACCGCGTAGCGGTGTGATTCTCTCGGCCGAAAACGACGCCGATATCGAGAAGAAGCTGCAATCAGCGGTATTCCCCGGTGGCCAGGGCGGCCCGCTGATGCACGTGATTGCGGCCAAGGCAGTCTGCTTCAAAGAAGCCATGGCGCCCGAGTTCAAAACCTACCAGCAGCAGGTAGTGAAAAACGCCAAGGCAATGGCGAAGGTGTTTATCGACCGCGGTTACGACATTGTCTCCGGCGGCACTGAAGACCACCTGTTCCTGCTCTCGCTGATCAAGCAGGGCGTAACCGGTAAAGATGCCGATGCGGCGCTAGGCCGTGCCCACATCACTGTGAACAAGAACGCCGTGCCTAACGACCCGCAAAGCCCGTTCGTCACCTCCGGCCTGCGTATTGGCACCCCGGCAGTCACCACACGCGGTTTCGGTGAAGAAGAGTGTACCCAGCTCGCGGGCTGGATCTGCGACATTCTAGACGTGCTGGCCAAAGGCGAAGACACCAGCGCCATCGAAGCGAAGGTGCTGGATAAAGTGGCTGAGGTTTGCGCGCGCCTGCCTGTTTATAAGTAG
- a CDS encoding mannosyl-3-phosphoglycerate phosphatase: protein MPEFNQFSAPLSPSPSPPPSPVDPAFQPRLVVTDLDGSLLDHHSYDFSPAAPWLARLKQMGVPVIPVTSKTRAELIPLREALGLTGTPFIAENGAVIGLPPGWCHARLDRPGGGRDGVVIKHPGVDIGFIRARLKVWRERLNIQFTRMGELTVQEVMELTGLDESRARDARQREGSEPLIWKDSDSALEAFRAALEGDGLQLTQGGRFWHVMGRSADKGSAVEWLVKRFTALRGRTPLSLGLGDGPNDISMLEAVDQAVVIRGCHDLVVEPRNTSLYRTEATGPTGWAEGVAHWWGRDDRRLATAEKNDAVVV, encoded by the coding sequence ATGCCGGAATTCAATCAGTTTTCAGCGCCGCTTTCTCCGTCGCCTTCTCCGCCACCATCGCCGGTAGACCCTGCGTTTCAGCCGCGTCTGGTAGTGACCGATTTAGATGGCTCGCTGCTGGATCACCATAGTTATGACTTCAGCCCCGCCGCGCCGTGGCTTGCTCGTTTAAAACAAATGGGCGTGCCGGTCATTCCGGTCACCAGTAAAACCCGTGCGGAGTTGATTCCGCTGCGCGAAGCGTTGGGCCTGACGGGTACGCCTTTTATCGCAGAGAATGGAGCGGTGATTGGCTTGCCGCCCGGTTGGTGCCATGCCCGTTTAGACCGCCCTGGTGGTGGCCGAGATGGCGTGGTGATTAAACACCCTGGGGTGGATATTGGCTTTATTCGTGCGCGCTTAAAGGTGTGGCGCGAGCGTTTGAATATTCAATTTACCCGGATGGGTGAACTGACTGTGCAAGAAGTCATGGAGCTTACCGGCTTGGATGAGTCCCGCGCCCGTGATGCGCGGCAGCGAGAAGGAAGCGAGCCGCTGATATGGAAAGACAGTGACTCAGCATTAGAAGCATTTCGTGCAGCTCTGGAGGGAGATGGCCTACAGCTAACACAAGGCGGACGTTTCTGGCATGTCATGGGGCGCTCCGCGGATAAAGGCAGTGCAGTGGAGTGGCTGGTGAAACGCTTTACGGCATTAAGAGGCCGCACACCTCTTTCGCTAGGGCTGGGGGATGGACCGAACGATATCTCTATGCTTGAAGCTGTTGATCAAGCTGTTGTCATCCGCGGTTGCCACGATTTAGTCGTAGAGCCGCGTAACACTTCGTTATATCGCACGGAAGCAACAGGGCCGACCGGCTGGGCAGAGGGGGTTGCCCACTGGTGGGGGCGAGATGACCGCCGTTTAGCGACGGCGGAAAAAAATGATGCTGTTGTTGTTTGA
- a CDS encoding glycosyl transferase → MSDFHQNGIITDFHNLTKRSVEALEEELCQFSRRRPMGLILPSLFSELEGPALSAIVDELVKVPYLNEIVIGLDRADREQFLYAREFFSRLPQHTRILWNDGPRLKALDAELEEHGLGSLEPGKGRNVWYCAGYMLSSGRSTVVGLHDCDILTYERGLLARLMYPVAHPNFNYSFCKGYYPRIAEGKLNGRVSRLLVTPLLRALKTVCGPLPYLDYLDSFRYPLSGEFAMRSEVLEGIRIPADWGLEIGVLSELQRNYSLRQLCQVDIADAYDHKHQPVSEDDPNGGLNRMSLDISKALYRKLATQGITFSSEDFRTLKATYYRFALDLIEAYDHDATMNGLSLDRHSEEQAVELFASNLLEAGNLFLDNPRERPFIPSWNRVQAAVPDLLTRMHEAVELDNQGKV, encoded by the coding sequence ATGAGTGACTTTCATCAAAATGGGATTATTACCGATTTCCATAACCTGACTAAGCGTTCAGTCGAGGCACTTGAAGAGGAGCTATGCCAATTTTCCCGACGGCGGCCGATGGGTTTGATTCTACCGTCGCTTTTTTCCGAATTGGAAGGACCTGCGCTTTCAGCGATTGTGGATGAACTGGTTAAGGTCCCTTACCTCAATGAGATAGTCATTGGCCTGGATCGCGCCGACCGCGAACAGTTTTTATACGCCCGCGAATTTTTCTCACGTCTGCCGCAACATACGCGCATTTTATGGAACGATGGACCACGCCTGAAAGCGCTTGATGCGGAACTGGAAGAGCATGGGCTAGGGTCGTTGGAGCCGGGCAAAGGGCGCAATGTGTGGTACTGCGCTGGTTATATGTTGTCGTCTGGGCGCTCGACAGTGGTCGGGCTGCACGATTGCGATATTTTGACCTACGAGCGCGGACTGCTGGCGCGCTTGATGTACCCGGTGGCCCACCCCAATTTCAACTACAGTTTTTGCAAAGGCTATTACCCCCGTATTGCGGAAGGCAAGCTCAATGGCCGTGTCTCTCGGCTATTAGTCACGCCGTTGCTGCGGGCGCTTAAAACCGTCTGTGGGCCGCTGCCGTATCTCGACTACTTGGATAGCTTCCGGTATCCGCTTTCGGGTGAGTTTGCGATGCGTAGCGAAGTGCTGGAAGGCATTCGTATTCCCGCTGATTGGGGGCTGGAGATCGGTGTGCTATCGGAGCTGCAGCGTAACTACTCACTGCGTCAGCTCTGCCAAGTCGATATTGCCGATGCCTACGACCACAAGCACCAGCCGGTTAGCGAAGATGATCCCAACGGCGGCTTAAACCGGATGAGTTTGGATATCTCAAAAGCGCTGTATCGAAAATTAGCCACTCAGGGTATTACCTTTAGCAGCGAAGATTTCCGCACGCTCAAAGCGACTTATTACCGCTTCGCATTGGATTTGATCGAAGCCTACGACCACGATGCCACCATGAATGGCCTGAGCCTTGATCGCCATAGTGAAGAGCAAGCCGTCGAGCTATTCGCCAGCAACCTGCTCGAGGCCGGTAATCTATTCCTGGATAACCCTAGAGAACGGCCTTTTATTCCCAGCTGGAACCGCGTACAGGCAGCCGTGCCCGACCTCCTCACGCGTATGCACGAGGCGGTTGAGCTGGATAATCAAGGTAAGGTTTAA
- a CDS encoding MBL fold metallo-hydrolase, with translation MQRPIVKHFFDEPTNTFSYVVQDPDSSACAIIDSVLDFDYAAGRTDGRSADNIIAFVREHQLDVAWILETHVHADHLSAAPYLHEQLGGKTGIGAKIVKVQEIFGKAFNAGTEFARDGSQFDALFEEGDTFAIGQLQGRVLHTPGHTPACLTYVVGDAAFVGDTLFMPDYGTARCDFPGGDARTLYHSIQKVLALPEQTRLFLCHDYKAPGRDTFQHETSVAEQRNENVHIHEGVSEEAFVKMRTERDATLGMPRLIIPSVQVNMRAGALPPAEENGTVYLKVPINFF, from the coding sequence ATGCAACGCCCAATCGTTAAGCACTTTTTTGATGAACCCACGAACACCTTTAGCTATGTTGTTCAAGACCCCGATAGCAGTGCCTGCGCGATCATAGATTCGGTGCTCGATTTTGATTATGCCGCAGGGCGAACGGATGGGCGTTCAGCTGACAACATCATCGCCTTTGTTCGCGAACACCAGCTCGACGTCGCCTGGATTTTGGAGACCCATGTGCACGCCGACCACCTTTCGGCAGCCCCCTATCTGCATGAGCAGTTAGGAGGCAAAACCGGCATCGGTGCCAAAATAGTCAAGGTGCAAGAGATCTTCGGCAAGGCGTTCAATGCGGGTACCGAATTTGCTCGGGATGGCAGCCAATTTGATGCGCTGTTTGAAGAAGGGGATACCTTCGCCATTGGGCAATTACAGGGCCGTGTACTGCATACCCCTGGCCATACGCCCGCCTGCTTAACCTACGTAGTGGGGGATGCTGCCTTTGTAGGCGATACGCTCTTTATGCCGGATTATGGCACCGCGCGGTGCGACTTTCCCGGCGGCGATGCACGTACCCTGTATCACTCTATTCAAAAAGTGTTGGCGCTGCCCGAGCAGACGCGGCTGTTTTTATGCCACGACTATAAAGCCCCCGGCCGCGATACCTTTCAGCATGAAACCAGCGTAGCAGAACAACGCAATGAGAATGTGCATATTCACGAAGGTGTCAGCGAAGAGGCGTTTGTGAAGATGCGCACCGAGCGCGATGCCACCTTAGGCATGCCACGGCTCATTATTCCTTCGGTTCAAGTCAATATGCGGGCAGGAGCGCTGCCTCCGGCGGAAGAAAATGGCACGGTCTATTTAAAAGTGCCGATTAATTTTTTCTAA
- a CDS encoding YeeE/YedE family protein, translating into MDWTAGLQGLAGGLLIGLSATWLMATLGRIAGISGIVGNLITQRPKGDSAWRVAFVLGLISGPLLIMALGGGLGNVAGNPGEVIGAPAGGVGLMLVAGLLVGVGTGLGSGCTSGHGVCGLARLAPRSMAATGMFLLTALVTVYISRHLLGLGGVQ; encoded by the coding sequence GTGGATTGGACAGCAGGTTTACAAGGCTTAGCTGGGGGCTTGCTGATTGGGCTTTCCGCCACCTGGCTAATGGCAACGTTAGGGCGTATCGCGGGGATTAGTGGGATCGTTGGTAACTTAATAACCCAGCGTCCCAAAGGCGATAGCGCTTGGCGGGTGGCATTTGTTTTAGGGCTGATTAGCGGGCCGCTGTTGATCATGGCATTAGGTGGCGGCTTGGGAAACGTGGCCGGTAACCCAGGTGAGGTGATTGGCGCGCCAGCCGGAGGCGTCGGATTGATGTTGGTGGCCGGCTTGCTGGTGGGTGTGGGCACAGGGCTTGGCAGCGGTTGCACCAGTGGGCATGGCGTATGTGGCTTGGCACGCTTGGCGCCACGCTCCATGGCTGCCACCGGTATGTTTTTGCTGACGGCGCTAGTGACCGTTTATATCTCGCGCCATCTGTTAGGCCTAGGCGGTGTGCAATGA
- a CDS encoding DUF6691 family protein produces MNRNAMKTAAGYAAGLIFGLGLAISGMTDPARVLGFLDVAGAWDPTLMFVLGGAVVTTFIGYRLVFKRSAPLLGGVFQLPTKKELDGKLLGGAALFGIGWGLSGYCPGPAIASIGGVSLPLAAMLVTMVLGWFAAKRLG; encoded by the coding sequence ATGAACAGGAACGCGATGAAAACAGCGGCTGGTTATGCGGCGGGGCTGATTTTTGGTTTGGGTTTGGCAATTTCCGGTATGACCGACCCCGCACGAGTGCTGGGGTTTTTAGATGTAGCGGGCGCCTGGGACCCGACGCTGATGTTTGTGCTTGGCGGGGCCGTGGTAACCACCTTTATCGGCTATCGGCTGGTATTCAAACGTTCGGCACCCCTGTTGGGCGGCGTCTTTCAGTTACCCACCAAAAAGGAGCTGGATGGCAAATTGCTGGGCGGCGCAGCGTTGTTTGGCATTGGCTGGGGGCTTTCCGGCTACTGCCCTGGGCCTGCGATCGCCTCTATTGGCGGCGTATCACTACCGCTAGCGGCCATGCTGGTGACGATGGTGCTGGGGTGGTTTGCCGCCAAAAGGCTCGGCTAA
- a CDS encoding response regulator has protein sequence MHVLLIEDDPLVASGIRSGLMTFDFVVDHVSTLNAARQSMRTVTSDVVILDRGLPDGDGLQLLAEWREQGVDVPVLVLTARDTVRDRVDGLQGGADDYLVKPFDLDELVARLHALLRRVAGRSSGMISHGALALDPAAREVYVEGQLIALSRRELVLLETFLQSPRSVLSADQLKDSLYGMNDDVESNALNVHIHHLRRKLGSGVIETVRGLGYRLGKPEAVHLAGTLCKDQL, from the coding sequence ATGCACGTCTTGCTGATTGAAGATGACCCGCTGGTGGCATCGGGTATCCGCTCTGGATTAATGACCTTCGATTTTGTCGTCGATCACGTCTCCACGCTCAACGCCGCTCGCCAATCGATGCGAACAGTCACTAGTGATGTGGTCATTCTTGACCGTGGCTTGCCGGATGGCGATGGCCTGCAGTTGTTGGCCGAGTGGCGTGAGCAGGGCGTCGATGTGCCGGTGCTGGTGTTAACTGCAAGAGATACCGTGCGAGACCGGGTGGATGGTCTGCAGGGCGGTGCCGATGACTATCTGGTAAAGCCCTTCGATCTGGATGAATTAGTCGCGCGCCTGCACGCTCTGCTGCGCCGTGTGGCAGGGCGTAGCAGCGGCATGATTTCCCATGGAGCCCTCGCGTTAGATCCCGCCGCCCGCGAAGTGTATGTCGAAGGGCAACTGATCGCACTGTCTCGCCGTGAGCTGGTGCTGCTGGAAACCTTCCTGCAATCGCCGCGCAGCGTACTGTCGGCCGATCAGCTCAAAGACAGCCTTTATGGCATGAATGATGATGTCGAGAGCAATGCCCTGAATGTGCATATTCACCACCTGCGCCGCAAGCTCGGGAGCGGAGTGATCGAAACGGTGCGCGGGCTTGGCTATCGGCTGGGCAAGCCTGAGGCGGTGCACTTGGCGGGCACACTCTGTAAGGACCAGCTATGA
- a CDS encoding ATP-binding protein encodes MSLRARLLLTLGLTLALLWGIAAAWLMRDLEDKFVETLDQRLAQSARMVAGLVLQLPLDVWEDAEHPVLSIPSIEGLACQVHSPQGEVMARTHADMDDVLAPGEGGHTYRQAGDVTWRVFTYERNGIVITTADRMDERNILLSGVIRVAVVPFVVALVGSMVALWLGIWRGLAPLTRLRESLANRHPDALAPVATYGLPKEIRPLITTLNALLARVQQTIIREQRFTNDAAHELRTPLTAIKTHLQVARRVDGEAAKASLNQAEEGVVRLSSTLDQLLTLARVEGRARFDDGEVSRVADVAECALADCHHSHSGRFVVPAGWPETTLAMPRELAITALRNLLDNALHHGPPETPVTLEAQWEHGQRFLTFSVSDQGPGVDDATLKQLTQRFWRASKQQGSGLGLAIVAAIAERFDGEVAFASPAGGGFTARLMVPVADS; translated from the coding sequence ATGAGTTTACGCGCGCGCTTACTGCTCACCCTGGGGCTCACCCTGGCGTTGCTATGGGGTATCGCCGCTGCGTGGCTGATGCGTGATCTGGAAGACAAATTTGTAGAAACCCTGGACCAACGCCTGGCGCAGTCGGCGCGAATGGTGGCTGGGCTGGTTTTGCAGCTTCCCCTTGACGTATGGGAGGACGCCGAACATCCAGTGCTCTCCATTCCCTCTATTGAAGGGCTGGCCTGCCAGGTGCATTCCCCCCAAGGCGAGGTCATGGCGCGCACCCATGCCGATATGGACGATGTGCTGGCGCCAGGAGAGGGCGGGCACACTTATCGCCAGGCTGGTGATGTGACCTGGCGGGTCTTCACCTACGAGCGCAATGGCATCGTGATTACCACCGCCGACCGAATGGATGAAAGGAACATACTGCTGAGCGGCGTTATTCGAGTGGCGGTGGTGCCGTTTGTGGTGGCGCTGGTGGGCAGCATGGTGGCGTTGTGGCTAGGCATCTGGCGTGGGCTGGCACCGCTGACACGGCTGCGAGAGTCGCTTGCCAACCGCCATCCGGATGCGCTGGCCCCGGTGGCTACCTACGGCTTGCCAAAAGAGATCCGGCCCCTCATTACAACGCTTAACGCGCTGTTGGCGCGGGTGCAGCAAACCATTATCCGCGAACAGCGCTTTACCAATGACGCCGCGCACGAGCTGCGCACGCCGCTGACGGCCATCAAAACTCACCTGCAAGTTGCCCGCCGCGTTGACGGGGAGGCGGCGAAGGCATCGCTCAATCAGGCGGAAGAGGGCGTGGTGCGGCTGAGTTCGACCCTTGATCAGCTGCTGACTCTGGCACGGGTAGAAGGACGTGCCCGGTTTGATGATGGCGAGGTAAGCCGTGTTGCCGATGTTGCCGAGTGCGCCCTGGCGGATTGCCACCACAGTCACTCTGGCCGCTTTGTGGTGCCCGCTGGCTGGCCAGAGACCACCCTGGCCATGCCCCGTGAGCTAGCGATTACCGCGCTACGCAATTTGCTCGATAACGCGCTGCACCATGGGCCGCCGGAAACGCCCGTAACGCTGGAGGCGCAGTGGGAGCACGGGCAGCGCTTTCTTACTTTCAGCGTCAGCGATCAGGGCCCTGGCGTCGATGACGCGACGCTCAAGCAACTGACGCAACGCTTCTGGCGTGCCAGCAAGCAGCAGGGAAGCGGGCTGGGGCTGGCGATTGTCGCGGCAATCGCTGAACGATTCGATGGCGAAGTGGCATTCGCCAGCCCGGCGGGTGGCGGGTTTACCGCTCGCCTGATGGTGCCAGTAGCGGACAGCTAA
- a CDS encoding c-type cytochrome — translation MNNKYVSRVGLCVGLTLIAAGAVAQEGDVERGQAAAASCSACHQADGSGMNVPDGESWPRLAGLDADYIAKQLHDFKAGRRENATMATFANMLNDQQIADVAAYYSQLPATQGQGGDEVDETLLARGQQLAERGDWNAYIVSCQSCHGPGGRGVGDTFPGIAGQHAGYIRTQLSAWKNETRSNDPQNLMGAIAKRMSDDDIQAVSAWYAKQPASADQESAQ, via the coding sequence ATGAATAACAAATACGTTAGCAGGGTTGGTCTCTGTGTAGGTCTCACCCTGATCGCCGCAGGGGCGGTGGCCCAGGAAGGGGATGTGGAGCGGGGTCAAGCCGCCGCGGCCAGCTGTAGCGCCTGCCACCAGGCCGATGGCAGTGGCATGAATGTGCCTGATGGTGAGTCCTGGCCGCGGTTAGCTGGCCTGGATGCCGACTATATCGCCAAGCAGTTACATGATTTTAAAGCGGGGCGGCGTGAAAACGCGACGATGGCAACATTTGCCAATATGCTCAACGACCAGCAAATCGCTGATGTGGCCGCCTACTACAGCCAGCTACCCGCTACCCAGGGGCAAGGCGGCGATGAAGTCGACGAGACGCTGCTGGCCCGCGGGCAGCAGCTCGCCGAACGTGGCGATTGGAACGCCTACATTGTTTCCTGCCAAAGCTGCCATGGGCCTGGGGGCAGGGGGGTAGGTGATACCTTCCCAGGCATTGCAGGCCAGCATGCCGGCTACATCCGCACCCAATTGTCGGCGTGGAAAAACGAAACTCGCAGCAACGATCCGCAAAACCTGATGGGTGCCATTGCCAAGCGCATGAGTGATGACGACATCCAGGCTGTATCCGCCTGGTACGCCAAGCAACCCGCCTCCGCCGACCAGGAGTCAGCACAATGA
- a CDS encoding c-type cytochrome, producing the protein MITCPRPLVLALTGCSLTVGIGISVYATSVFAQEERADAALNQLVHEPPTMEDLESADIHPELKKVIRYGHDLFTNTQQLRGENVFNDMNCSSCHLGEGRVPFSAPVWTAAITLPDFRGKNQHVNNLEERIAGCFAYSMNGVPPEYGSDEMLALSAYHQWLATGAPMYPDKPIYGRGFPAPEEPTEEPSYARGETAYQENCSICHQENGAGHYENDEYVFPPPWGDGSNNWGAGIARLETMAGFIYQNMPLGQPRSLSDQQAWDIAYYITSQERPQDPRYTGDVAETAERFHGRSLYGQTREHDGHVLGDHDNFGEKGDIKPWNVGMPRFEKLSEE; encoded by the coding sequence ATGATAACCTGTCCACGCCCTCTCGTTTTAGCGCTTACTGGCTGTTCATTGACGGTCGGCATCGGTATTAGCGTATACGCCACCAGTGTCTTTGCTCAGGAAGAGCGGGCGGATGCAGCGCTGAACCAATTGGTGCACGAACCGCCCACCATGGAAGATCTGGAAAGTGCCGATATTCATCCGGAACTGAAAAAAGTCATCCGCTACGGTCACGATCTATTCACTAATACGCAGCAATTGCGTGGTGAGAATGTCTTCAATGACATGAACTGCTCCAGTTGCCATCTGGGGGAAGGGCGGGTGCCGTTCAGCGCGCCGGTGTGGACAGCGGCCATTACACTGCCGGACTTCCGTGGCAAGAACCAGCATGTGAATAACCTGGAAGAGCGTATCGCCGGCTGTTTTGCCTACTCCATGAACGGCGTGCCACCGGAGTATGGTAGTGATGAAATGTTGGCACTCAGTGCCTATCACCAGTGGCTGGCCACCGGCGCACCGATGTATCCCGACAAGCCGATTTATGGTCGTGGCTTCCCGGCGCCAGAAGAGCCGACCGAAGAGCCCAGCTACGCTAGAGGGGAAACTGCCTACCAGGAAAACTGCTCGATATGCCACCAGGAAAATGGTGCCGGGCACTATGAAAATGATGAGTACGTGTTTCCCCCGCCATGGGGCGACGGCTCCAATAACTGGGGAGCAGGCATCGCGCGGCTGGAAACCATGGCGGGCTTCATTTATCAGAACATGCCGCTTGGCCAGCCCCGCTCGCTCAGTGATCAACAGGCCTGGGATATTGCCTACTACATCACCAGTCAGGAGCGTCCTCAGGATCCTCGCTATACGGGGGACGTCGCCGAGACGGCGGAACGGTTCCATGGCCGTTCACTCTATGGTCAAACCCGCGAGCATGATGGTCATGTGCTGGGAGATCATGACAACTTCGGCGAGAAAGGCGATATCAAACCCTGGAATGTAGGCATGCCGAGGTTTGAGAAACTGTCGGAGGAGTAA